A genomic region of Pseudomonas abietaniphila contains the following coding sequences:
- a CDS encoding DUF202 domain-containing protein yields the protein MSRRGPVSLGHDDPGLQPERTLLAWRRTLLTLIVVCTIFLRWIPHFGLVALLPIIVSLAASLLIQIALNSRYRKSARGLKNERIPAPLREVVVLGATVMVLSVVGIYAVVSA from the coding sequence GTGAGTCGCCGAGGTCCGGTCTCTCTGGGGCACGACGATCCGGGTTTACAGCCGGAACGCACGCTGCTGGCGTGGCGGCGCACGCTGCTGACGCTGATCGTCGTCTGCACGATCTTCCTTCGCTGGATTCCTCATTTCGGTCTGGTTGCCTTGCTGCCGATCATTGTGTCGCTGGCGGCCAGCCTGCTGATCCAGATCGCCCTTAATTCCCGCTACCGCAAGAGTGCCCGCGGTCTGAAGAACGAGCGCATCCCGGCGCCGCTGCGTGAGGTGGTGGTGTTGGGCGCAACGGTGATGGTGCTGAGCGTGGTGGGGATTTATGCGGTGGTGTCTGCTTGA
- a CDS encoding YidH family protein, with product MNSPDPGKIPAPDRDRLSASLLGGGCEPDPRFTLANERTFLAWIRTALAFLAGGIAVEAFTGDVFSPGLRRAVALSLLLLAMLVSASACIRWLKVERAMRQRKPLPLPVLVPILSLGGALVAAGLIVFLIYGAS from the coding sequence ATGAATTCTCCGGATCCTGGCAAAATTCCCGCTCCAGACCGTGATCGCCTCTCCGCGTCATTGCTGGGCGGCGGTTGCGAGCCCGACCCGCGTTTTACCCTGGCAAACGAACGGACCTTCTTGGCCTGGATTCGCACGGCGCTGGCATTCCTGGCGGGCGGGATTGCCGTCGAGGCGTTCACCGGCGACGTGTTCAGCCCGGGCCTGCGTCGCGCGGTGGCATTGTCGCTGCTGTTGCTGGCGATGCTGGTCAGCGCCAGCGCCTGCATCCGTTGGCTGAAAGTCGAGCGCGCGATGCGTCAGCGCAAACCGCTGCCGTTGCCGGTGTTGGTGCCGATTCTGTCGCTGGGTGGGGCGTTGGTGGCGGCGGGGTTGATCGTCTTCCTTATATATGGCGCGTCGTGA